The Solanum lycopersicum chromosome 6, SLM_r2.1 genome has a window encoding:
- the LOC101259638 gene encoding uncharacterized protein At5g01610-like produces the protein MSLATIFLFFLFFSTVVSSNEKTSAYEELQQYDFPIGILPTGVIDYELNSKTGEFSAYLNGSCKFMLSSYELSYKPVIKGVISKGRLMKLTGVTVKVVFLWVNIVEVRRKDDNLQFSVGFTSANFPIKRFDKCPSCECGLHCVNEGNGELRQKLLVSSS, from the coding sequence ATGTCTTTAGCTAccattttcttgttctttctcttcttttctactGTTGTTTCATCCAATGAGAAGACATCAGCCTATGAAGAGCTTCAACAGTATGACTTCCCAATTGGCATTCTTCCTACAGGGGTGATAGACTATGAGTTGAACTCGAAAACAGGTGAGTTCTCGGCATATCTCAATGGCTCATGTAAGTTCATGTTGAGTTCATATGAACTATCTTATAAACCTGTGATAAAAGGCGTTATATCAAAAGGAAGGCTAATGAAATTGACTGGTGTTACTGTTAAAGTTGTATTTCTATGGGTTAACATCGTTGAGGTTAGGAGAAAAGATGACAATCTCCAATTCTCTGTTGGATTTACTTCTGCAAATTTTCCTATTAAGAGGTTTGACAAATGCCCTAGTTGTGAATGTGGATTGCATTGTGTTAACGAGGGTAATGGGGAGTTAAGGCAAAAGCTCCTCGTGTCTTCCTCGTAG
- the LOC101259939 gene encoding glyoxysomal fatty acid beta-oxidation multifunctional protein MFP-a-like isoform X1, producing the protein MEKQQRANDGKSTDRKILSEVGEHGVAIITINRPPLNLLSVDVVLSLKEKIEEAIRKDSVKAIVITGSRGNFSAGFVVTAFGGSQQRKTHRELGFMSIDFITDTLEASRKPIVAAVEGFCLGGGFEIALACHARISTSTSKLGLPELQYGILPGFGGTQRLPRLVGLPKALEMILTSKRISGDEACNMCLVDAISPSDQLLGSACQWALDILECQRPWSISLFRTDRLAPLAEARTLLNSVRAQIQKQNPNVIHPLVCIDVIEHGILCGPRNGLWKEAEALHELRQSDSCRSLVHVFFAKQNTSKIPGITDIGLVPRKINKVAILGGSLMSSEIATVLVLANYYVIMKYIDQNSLQSGIGRVNANLEGRVKEGRMTQEHYKKACTLLKGVLSYDNFKDVDLVIEDMPDIVSLKQQFFADLDECCPHHCIFASTTCIVNLDLIGERMKPCREIVGIHFFSSPSVTDLLEIVRTKRTSPQTLVDLLNFGRRIQKTPIVVQNCTGFAVRHMCFPYLQAAMLLVEHGADVYQIDKALTSFGLKLGPFRMLDQDGFLSAAVHDVKFLETFPDRSYKSNLIPIMRKNNGEGKYSCQGFYTYNDKEEASPDPEISKYIEMARSMSGITIRSKLATLSDGEIVEMILFPVLNEACRMISEAIIVKSSDLDVASVLGMGFPGYRGGIIFWSHSVGSKYICSKLEEWSKEYGEFFKPCAYLVEQASKRSSLGAQVKQAKSLL; encoded by the exons ATGGAGAAGCAACAGAGAGCAAACGACGGCAAATCGACGGACCGGAAAATTCTGTCGGAGGTCGGGGAACATGGCGTAGCTATTATCACTATCAATCGTCCACCTCTCAATCTGCTTTCTGTTGACG tGGTATTGAGCTTGAAAGAGAAGATTGAGGAAGCTATACGTAAAGATAGTGTGAAGGCAATTGTCATTACTG GTTCAAGAGGAAACTTCTCAGCAGGATTTGTTGTAACAGCTTTTGGTGGAAGTCAACAGAGAAAGA CACATAGAGAACTTGGCTTTATGTCAATTGACTTTATCACTGACACATTGGAAG CTTCAAGGAAACCCATTGTTGCTGCTGTTGAAGGTTTTTGTTTGGGAGGGGGATTTGAAATTGCACTA GCTTGTCATGCTCGCATATCAACATCTACCTCAAAATTAGGTCTTCCCGAACTTCAGTATGGGATTCTTCCTGGGTTTGGAG GAACACAACGGCTTCCTCGGCTGGTTGGCCTTCCAAAGGCTCTTGAAATGATTCTG ACGTCAAAGCGGATAAGTGGAGACGAAGCTTGCAATATGTGCCTAGTGGATGCTATATCTCCATCAGATCAGTTGCTTGGATCAGCTTGTCAATGGGCTTTGGATATATTAGAATGTCAAAGACCATGGTCTATCAGTCTTTTCAGAACCGATAGATTAGCACCTCTGGCAGAAGCTAGGACATTGCTCAATTCTGTCAGAGCTCAGATTCAGAAACAAAATCCAAATGTTATCCATCCCTTGGTTTGTATTGATGTCATTGAACATGGTATTCTTTGTGGCCCTCGTAATGGACTATGGAAG GAAGCTGAAGCTTTACATGAACTTCGACAATCTGATAGTTGCAGGAGCTTAGTGCATGTATTCTTTGCAAAACAAAACACTTCAAAG ATTCCTGGGATTACTGATATAGGACTGGTACCAAGGAAGATTAACAAGGTTGCTATACTTGGTGGGAGCTTGATGAGTTCTGAAATAGCAACAGTGCTGGTACTTGCAAACTATTATGTAATCATGAAGTATATAGATCAGAATTCTCTGCAGAGTGGCATTGGCAGAGTTAATG CCAATTTGGAAGGACGTGTTAAGGAAGGAAGAATGACTCAAGAGCATTATAAAAAAGCGTGCACGCTTTTAAAGGGTGTTTTGAGCTATGATAACTTCAAAGATGTGGATCTAGTCATAGAG GACATGCCTGACATTGTGTCCTTGAAGCAGCAATTTTTTGCTGATCTTGATGAATGTTGCCCTCATCACTGCATTTTTGCTTCAACTACTTGTATAGTCAACTTAGATTTGATTGGAGAAAGGATGAAACCATGTAGGGAGATTGTTGGGATCCACTTTTTTAG CTCACCCTCTGTCACTGATCTCCTGGAAATTGTCCGAACAAAGAGGACATCCCCTCAAACGCTTGTTGATCTGTTAAACTTTGGAAGGAGGATTCAAAAGACTCCTATTGTAGTTCAGAATTGTACAGGTTTTGCAGTCAGACATATGTGCTTCCCCTACTTGCAGGCAGCGATGCTTCTTGTTGAACATGGTGCTGATGTGTATCAGATTGATAAGGCGCTTACCAGCTTTGGGTTGAAACTGGGTCCATTTAG AATGCTTGATCAAGATGGATTCCTGTCTGCAGCTGTGCATGATGTGAAATTCCTTGAGACTTTTCCAGATAGATCTTACAAATCGAATTTGATTCCAATCATGAGGAAAAATAACGGTGAAG GTAAATACTCTTGCCAGGGCTTCTACACATACAATGACAAGGAAGAGGCAAGCCCAGATCCcgaaatatcaaaatatatagaaatgGCGAGAAGTATGTCTGGTATCACCATTAGATCAAAg TTGGCAACGTTGTCCGATGGAGAAATTGTTGAGATGATTCTTTTCCCTGTACTGAATGAAGCATGTCGCATGATATCAGAGGCAATTATAGTGAAATCCTCTGATCTTGATGTTGCTTCAGTTTTGGGTATGGGATTCCCTGGATACAG GGGAGGCATAATTTTTTGGTCTCACTCTGTTGGCTCCAAATATATTTGTTCAAAACTGGAAGAATGGTCGAAGGAGTATGGAGAGTTTTTCAAGCCTTGTGCATACTTAGTCGAACAAGCTTCCAAGAGAAGTTCTTTG GGGGCGCAGGTTAAGCAGGCCAAGTCGCTTTTGTAA
- the LOC101259939 gene encoding glyoxysomal fatty acid beta-oxidation multifunctional protein MFP-a-like isoform X2: MSIDFITDTLEASRKPIVAAVEGFCLGGGFEIALACHARISTSTSKLGLPELQYGILPGFGGTQRLPRLVGLPKALEMILTSKRISGDEACNMCLVDAISPSDQLLGSACQWALDILECQRPWSISLFRTDRLAPLAEARTLLNSVRAQIQKQNPNVIHPLVCIDVIEHGILCGPRNGLWKEAEALHELRQSDSCRSLVHVFFAKQNTSKIPGITDIGLVPRKINKVAILGGSLMSSEIATVLVLANYYVIMKYIDQNSLQSGIGRVNANLEGRVKEGRMTQEHYKKACTLLKGVLSYDNFKDVDLVIEDMPDIVSLKQQFFADLDECCPHHCIFASTTCIVNLDLIGERMKPCREIVGIHFFSSPSVTDLLEIVRTKRTSPQTLVDLLNFGRRIQKTPIVVQNCTGFAVRHMCFPYLQAAMLLVEHGADVYQIDKALTSFGLKLGPFRMLDQDGFLSAAVHDVKFLETFPDRSYKSNLIPIMRKNNGEGKYSCQGFYTYNDKEEASPDPEISKYIEMARSMSGITIRSKLATLSDGEIVEMILFPVLNEACRMISEAIIVKSSDLDVASVLGMGFPGYRGGIIFWSHSVGSKYICSKLEEWSKEYGEFFKPCAYLVEQASKRSSLGAQVKQAKSLL; the protein is encoded by the exons ATGTCAATTGACTTTATCACTGACACATTGGAAG CTTCAAGGAAACCCATTGTTGCTGCTGTTGAAGGTTTTTGTTTGGGAGGGGGATTTGAAATTGCACTA GCTTGTCATGCTCGCATATCAACATCTACCTCAAAATTAGGTCTTCCCGAACTTCAGTATGGGATTCTTCCTGGGTTTGGAG GAACACAACGGCTTCCTCGGCTGGTTGGCCTTCCAAAGGCTCTTGAAATGATTCTG ACGTCAAAGCGGATAAGTGGAGACGAAGCTTGCAATATGTGCCTAGTGGATGCTATATCTCCATCAGATCAGTTGCTTGGATCAGCTTGTCAATGGGCTTTGGATATATTAGAATGTCAAAGACCATGGTCTATCAGTCTTTTCAGAACCGATAGATTAGCACCTCTGGCAGAAGCTAGGACATTGCTCAATTCTGTCAGAGCTCAGATTCAGAAACAAAATCCAAATGTTATCCATCCCTTGGTTTGTATTGATGTCATTGAACATGGTATTCTTTGTGGCCCTCGTAATGGACTATGGAAG GAAGCTGAAGCTTTACATGAACTTCGACAATCTGATAGTTGCAGGAGCTTAGTGCATGTATTCTTTGCAAAACAAAACACTTCAAAG ATTCCTGGGATTACTGATATAGGACTGGTACCAAGGAAGATTAACAAGGTTGCTATACTTGGTGGGAGCTTGATGAGTTCTGAAATAGCAACAGTGCTGGTACTTGCAAACTATTATGTAATCATGAAGTATATAGATCAGAATTCTCTGCAGAGTGGCATTGGCAGAGTTAATG CCAATTTGGAAGGACGTGTTAAGGAAGGAAGAATGACTCAAGAGCATTATAAAAAAGCGTGCACGCTTTTAAAGGGTGTTTTGAGCTATGATAACTTCAAAGATGTGGATCTAGTCATAGAG GACATGCCTGACATTGTGTCCTTGAAGCAGCAATTTTTTGCTGATCTTGATGAATGTTGCCCTCATCACTGCATTTTTGCTTCAACTACTTGTATAGTCAACTTAGATTTGATTGGAGAAAGGATGAAACCATGTAGGGAGATTGTTGGGATCCACTTTTTTAG CTCACCCTCTGTCACTGATCTCCTGGAAATTGTCCGAACAAAGAGGACATCCCCTCAAACGCTTGTTGATCTGTTAAACTTTGGAAGGAGGATTCAAAAGACTCCTATTGTAGTTCAGAATTGTACAGGTTTTGCAGTCAGACATATGTGCTTCCCCTACTTGCAGGCAGCGATGCTTCTTGTTGAACATGGTGCTGATGTGTATCAGATTGATAAGGCGCTTACCAGCTTTGGGTTGAAACTGGGTCCATTTAG AATGCTTGATCAAGATGGATTCCTGTCTGCAGCTGTGCATGATGTGAAATTCCTTGAGACTTTTCCAGATAGATCTTACAAATCGAATTTGATTCCAATCATGAGGAAAAATAACGGTGAAG GTAAATACTCTTGCCAGGGCTTCTACACATACAATGACAAGGAAGAGGCAAGCCCAGATCCcgaaatatcaaaatatatagaaatgGCGAGAAGTATGTCTGGTATCACCATTAGATCAAAg TTGGCAACGTTGTCCGATGGAGAAATTGTTGAGATGATTCTTTTCCCTGTACTGAATGAAGCATGTCGCATGATATCAGAGGCAATTATAGTGAAATCCTCTGATCTTGATGTTGCTTCAGTTTTGGGTATGGGATTCCCTGGATACAG GGGAGGCATAATTTTTTGGTCTCACTCTGTTGGCTCCAAATATATTTGTTCAAAACTGGAAGAATGGTCGAAGGAGTATGGAGAGTTTTTCAAGCCTTGTGCATACTTAGTCGAACAAGCTTCCAAGAGAAGTTCTTTG GGGGCGCAGGTTAAGCAGGCCAAGTCGCTTTTGTAA
- the MHX gene encoding magnesium/proton exchanger-like isoform X1, with amino-acid sequence MTSLGNYTTHSTNGHSNILRHEKCDAYLLFHLETALGGGFRTFLYFLGLAYCFIGLSAITARFFRSMESVVKHSRTVETIDPLTNTKAVKNEKVWNYTIADITLLAFGTSFPQISLATIDAIRNIGKLYAGGLGPGTLVGSAAFDLFPIHAVCVVVPKAGELKKISDIGVWLVELFWSFWAYIWLYIILEVWTPNVVTLWESILTVLQFGLLLIHAYAQDKRWPYLSLPLERAERPEEWVPAEVVKYRPLDKVHEPHSEVSQVGEEENTGIVDIFSIHSGEGTGHFYQNLAGEDVTESSTPNNCYIIPEESDILSIWKHQFVDALMLESTESRKLNNTYLRVARIFWQLLLLPWKLLFAFVPPYQIAHGWIAFICSLIFISGIAYVVTKITDLISCVTGINPYVIAFTALASGTSWPDLVASKIAAERQLTADSAIANITCSNSVNIYIGIGVPWLIDTLYNYIAYNEPLRIENAEGLSFSLLVFFSTSVACIGVLVFRRLTIGAELGGPRVWAWVTCIFFMLLWLIFVVLSSLRVSGII; translated from the exons atGACCTCGCTTGGAAACTATACCACTCACAGCACCAATGGACATTCAAATATCCTTAGACATGAAAAATGTGATGCTTATTTACTTTTCCATCTAGAAACTGCTCTTGGTGGAGGCTTTCGaactttcttgtattttttgggTCTTGCCTATTGCTTTATTGGATTGTCAGCTATAACTGCTCGGTTTTTCCGGTCCATGGAGAGTGTTGTCAAGCATAGTCGGACTGTAGAGACGATAGATCCTCTCACAAACACAAAAGCTGTCAAAAATGAAAAGGTGTGGAATTACACAATTGCAGACATCACTCTACTGGCATTTGGGACTAGTTTTCCACAGATCTCGCTAGCTACAATTGATGCAATACGAAATATTGGAAAATTATATGCTGGAG GTTTAGGTCCGGGAACACTCGTTGGATCTGCTGCTTTCGATCTATTTCCAATACATGCTGTTTGCGTGGTGGTTCCTAAAGCTGGAGAATTGAAGAAGATATCAGATATTGGAGTCTGGCTTGTTGAGCTCTTTTGGTCCTTTTGGGCCTACATCTGGCTGTATATAATTTTAGAG GTGTGGACTCCAAATGTTGTAACTTTGTGGGAGTCTATCTTAACAGTGTTGCAATTTGGGCTATTGCTGATACATGCCTATGCACAGGACAAACGTTGGCCCTATTTGTCCCTTCCTTT AGAAAGAGCTGAGAGGCCAGAGGAGTGGGTGCCTGCTGAGGTTGTTAAATACAGGCCTCTTGACAAGGTTCATGAGCCACACTCGGAAGTATCTCAAGTTGGTGAAGAAGAAAATACCGGAATTGTTGATATATTCTCCATTCATTCAGGAGAGGGGACAG GTCACTTTTATCAAAACTTAGCAGGAGAAGATGTCACTGAATCGTCCACGCCGAATAATTGCTATATCATTCCTGAAGAATCTGATATCCTCTCAATTTGGAAGCATCAATTTGTGGATGCTCTCATG TTGGAGAGTACAGAATCCAGAAAATTGAATAATACATACCTACGTGTAGCAAGAATTTTCTGGCAGTTGCTTCTTCTACCGTGGAAGCTTCTTTTTGCGTTTGTGCCACCGTATCAGATTGCCCATGGGTGGATTGCTTTCATATGTTCTTTGATATTCATCAGTGGAATTGCTTATGTAGTGACAAAAATCACAGATTTGATAAGCTGTGTTACAG GAATAAATCCTTACGTCATTGCATTCACAGCTTTGGCAAGTGGAACCTCATGGCCTGATCTCGTGGCCAGCAAAATTGCTGCAGAACGACAACTTACAGCTGACTCTGCCATTGCTAACATTACCTGCAG CAATTCGGTGAACATCTATATAGGCATTGGCGTACCATGGCTAATCGATACATTGTACAACTACATTGCATACAACGAGCCATTGCGAATAGAAAATGCAGAAGGACTAAGTTTCTCTCTGCTTGTTTTCTTCTCTACTTCTGTAGCCTGCATCGGTGTTTTGGTGTTTAGACGACTCACTATCGGTGCTGAGCTTGGCGGGCCAAGAGTTTGGGCATGGGTAACTTGCATATTCTTCATGTTGTTATGGCTTATATTTGTTGTGCTATCTTCTCTCAGAGTTTCTGGTATTATATAA
- the LOC101258757 gene encoding uncharacterized protein — MSPKTLDSRHAIESCTYHLHSWKPFQFPSPNSKTLDLDSPKTYSPSTHGGLHTKRQCRADRTTSIPIEALDMSKLSLFEEDKPLSVHKRENLRLIAGKRRRRGSRSVSGRSSDRSGTRRRCCSVGASAAYGTCSDFPVAAGTDSSGELFVNGDMHWTLDVSEVTKSLRKEKEGGGVGERENNLNGLSVQSGNFEGLGNESGYGSEPGYRGDAEFGYGDEFDEEEDDQRLSFWGDEFGALSRMEKVGENSLQKVHHRCRRRKQDCRMVIP; from the exons ATGTCGCCTAAGACTCTAGATTCACGTCACGCCATTGAATCGTGTACGTATCATCTCCATTCTTGGAAACCCTTTCAGTTTCCGTCTCCGAATTCTAAAACCCTAGATTTAGATTCGCCAAAAACTTACTCCCCGTCGACCCATGGTGGGCTGCATACGAAGCGTCAATGTAGAGCGGATCGAACAACTTCGATTCCAATTGAAGCTCTTGATATGTCAAAGTTAAGTTTATTTGAGGAGGATAAGCCTTTATCGGTTCATAAACGGGAGAATCTTAGGTTGATAGCTGGTAAGAGGCGGAGACGTGGGTCTCGTTCGGTTTCCGGGAGGAGTAGTGATCGGAGTGGAACTAGAAGACGGTGTTGCTCGGTTGGAGCTTCAGCAGCTTATGGGACTTGTTCGGATTTTCCTGTTGCTGCGGGGACTGATTCAAGTGGGGAATTGTTCGTGAATGGGGATATGCATTGGACTTTGGATGTTAGTGAGGTTACAAAGAGTTTAAGGAAGGAGAAGGAAGGTGGTGGGGTTGGTGAAAGAGAGAATAATTTAAATGGTTTGTCTGTGCAAAGTGGGAATTTTGAGGGGTTGGGTAATGAGTCAGGGTATGGGAGTGAACCGGGGTATCGTGGTGATGCAGAGTTTGGATATGGTGATGagtttgatgaagaagaagatgatcaACGGCTTTCCTTCTGGGgcgatgaatttggag CACTCTCTAGGATGGAGAAAGTTGGAGAGAACTCGTTGCAGAAGGTGCACCATAGATGTCGGCGGAGGAAACAAGATTGTCGAATGGTGATCCCTTGA
- the LOC101259340 gene encoding protein SENESCENCE-ASSOCIATED GENE 21, mitochondrial: protein MARYLSNCKNISAFVVDSVSVAIQRRGYAATAAQGGVSGSVRGSGSVRSNVMESNKTSWVPDPVTGYYRPETHAKEIDAAELRNMLLKYKPRQN from the exons ATGGCTCGTTATTTATCCAACTGCAAAAATATCTCTGCTTTTGTTGTAGACTCTGTTTCTGTAGCTATCCAGAG GCGTGGATACGCGGCCACGGCAGCACAGGGTGGTGTTTCTGGTAGTGTAAGAGGTAGTGGGAGTGTTAGAAGCAATGTGATGGAATCAAACAAGACTTCATGGGTACCAGATCCTGTTACTGGTTATTACAGACCAGAAACTCATGCTAAGGAAATTGATGCTGCTGAACTTAGAAACATGTTGTTGAAGTACAAACCTagacaaaattga